In one window of Caenimonas aquaedulcis DNA:
- a CDS encoding SGNH/GDSL hydrolase family protein: MRLMKTRLAAIAAAIALVSCGGGDGGIEVSSTVSFGDSLSDVGTEKVGTIAALGGGKWTVNSATAHNWTEIVAASVHTTSCAAQTGLLPNIPGLVGAPVTNHPECTNYAQGSSRVSNPYGPNAAVFQGAPFNAVNLGLTALPVSAQMSLHLSRVGSYSGRELVTVMAGGNDAFLNLNAVASAAGGGATAVGAAVAAGWPAATQNAVAAGGAAAVNAAATQAVTSMGATGAELAGLVKSQVLAKGARYVMVVNLPDIAQSPSGMAADASTRSLITTMVSAFNQQLQAGLAGTPVLYIDAFTQGHNQYANPSAYGITNITTPACSTTSPANPLAGSSITCTAASTVAADVSGYYFADTVHPTPLGYTLLAQYVMAQMHLAGWI, translated from the coding sequence ATGAGATTGATGAAAACCAGGCTCGCCGCCATTGCAGCAGCCATTGCCCTCGTATCGTGCGGCGGCGGCGACGGAGGCATCGAGGTCTCCTCGACCGTGTCGTTCGGCGACAGCCTGAGCGACGTCGGCACCGAGAAGGTCGGCACGATCGCCGCGCTGGGCGGCGGCAAGTGGACCGTCAACAGCGCGACAGCGCACAACTGGACCGAGATCGTCGCCGCGAGCGTGCACACCACGTCGTGCGCAGCGCAGACAGGCTTGCTGCCGAACATTCCGGGCCTCGTCGGCGCGCCCGTCACCAACCACCCCGAGTGCACGAATTACGCGCAAGGCAGCTCGCGCGTGAGCAACCCGTACGGACCGAACGCGGCAGTGTTCCAGGGCGCGCCGTTCAACGCGGTCAACCTGGGCCTCACGGCGCTGCCCGTCTCCGCGCAGATGAGCTTGCACCTGTCGCGGGTCGGCTCCTATTCGGGACGCGAACTCGTGACGGTGATGGCGGGCGGCAACGACGCGTTCCTGAACCTGAACGCGGTGGCTTCCGCCGCGGGCGGGGGCGCGACCGCCGTCGGCGCGGCCGTCGCGGCCGGCTGGCCGGCTGCGACGCAGAACGCAGTCGCCGCCGGCGGCGCCGCGGCGGTGAACGCGGCAGCCACGCAGGCCGTCACGAGCATGGGCGCGACCGGCGCCGAGCTCGCGGGCCTCGTCAAGAGCCAGGTCCTGGCCAAGGGTGCGCGCTACGTGATGGTCGTGAACCTGCCCGACATTGCCCAGTCGCCGAGCGGCATGGCGGCCGATGCGAGCACGCGCAGCCTCATCACCACCATGGTCAGCGCGTTCAATCAGCAATTGCAGGCAGGCCTCGCCGGCACGCCGGTGCTTTACATCGACGCGTTCACGCAGGGCCATAACCAGTACGCGAATCCCTCCGCCTACGGCATCACCAACATCACCACGCCCGCCTGCAGCACGACGTCGCCGGCGAATCCGCTCGCCGGATCGTCGATCACCTGCACCGCGGCCAGCACCGTGGCGGCGGACGTGAGCGGCTATTACTTCGCCGACACCGTGCACCCGACGCCGCTGGGCTACACGCTGCTTGCCCAGTACGTGATGGCGCAGATGCACCTGGCCGGCTGGATCTGA
- a CDS encoding SGNH/GDSL hydrolase family protein, whose translation MSRQWMRRALLALAPAAALFLAGCGSGTIESQLEPTRVFAFGTGFSDLGQVGNRQTVNDNTINIWTQEAAASFTYLMGPVVTAGGTDYATRNARIVATPDAAGNAATPTVAKQIDTFLAGTTPTATDLVFIEGGITDIIAEVGKLNAGTQTSAQTLANVQQAGRDLAAQTRRLVQAGASHVVVVGTIDLSRTPWGITTGQGALLTDLSTKFNTELLTSIVDLGASVLYVDAAFQFNLMSSNPGIFGLNNSTDVACTSVDPGPGIGIGAGKVNAALCTPATIVAGINYNLYMWADPVYPTPFVQRYFGDYAYQRIRSRW comes from the coding sequence ATGTCACGTCAATGGATGCGCCGCGCCTTGCTGGCGCTGGCGCCGGCCGCCGCGTTGTTTCTGGCCGGCTGCGGGTCGGGGACGATCGAGTCCCAGCTGGAGCCCACCCGCGTGTTTGCCTTCGGCACCGGCTTCAGCGACCTGGGCCAGGTCGGCAACCGCCAGACCGTCAACGACAACACCATCAACATCTGGACGCAGGAGGCCGCGGCCTCCTTCACGTACCTGATGGGGCCGGTCGTGACCGCGGGCGGCACCGACTATGCGACGCGCAACGCGCGCATCGTCGCCACGCCGGATGCCGCCGGCAATGCGGCGACGCCGACGGTGGCCAAGCAGATCGACACCTTCCTGGCCGGCACCACGCCCACGGCGACGGACCTGGTGTTCATCGAAGGCGGCATCACGGACATCATTGCCGAGGTGGGCAAACTCAACGCGGGGACGCAGACGAGCGCCCAGACGCTCGCCAATGTCCAGCAGGCGGGCCGTGACCTTGCAGCCCAGACGCGCCGCCTGGTGCAGGCCGGCGCCTCGCACGTGGTCGTGGTGGGCACGATCGACCTCTCCCGCACGCCCTGGGGCATCACGACGGGGCAGGGCGCGCTGCTCACGGACCTGAGCACGAAGTTCAACACCGAGCTGCTGACCTCCATCGTGGACCTCGGCGCGTCCGTGCTGTACGTGGACGCCGCCTTCCAGTTCAACCTGATGTCCAGCAACCCGGGCATTTTCGGCTTGAACAATTCCACGGACGTGGCGTGCACGTCGGTCGATCCCGGCCCGGGCATCGGCATCGGCGCGGGCAAGGTCAACGCCGCGCTCTGCACCCCCGCAACGATCGTGGCGGGAATCAACTACAACCTCTACATGTGGGCCGACCCTGTCTACCCCACGCCGTTCGTGCAGCGCTATTTCGGTGACTACGCCTACCAGCGGATCCGGTCGCGCTGGTGA
- a CDS encoding L-threonylcarbamoyladenylate synthase: MILQGNDPAAIERAARTLAAGGLVAFPTETVYGLGADAASDAAVGEIFRAKGRPADHPLIVHVPDAAAVDRFAASAPDFARALMRAFWPGPLTLILPRREGVATAAAGGQASIGVRCPAHPVAHALLVACAGTTPAVHGLAGPSANRFGRVSPTTAQHVRGEFGDELLVLDGGPCDVGIESTIVDCTRGVPVLLRPGVLTRGQIEAACGQPLRSPGEVTQDAPRASGTLESHYAPDARVRLMDAKALQTALDVLGDDAAGLAIYSRALMRTRSPRVLQRRMPDDAAETARQLFAVLRDFDAQGVRLIWVETPPAEPGWEGVLDRLSRAAAG; encoded by the coding sequence ATGATCCTGCAAGGTAACGACCCCGCCGCGATCGAGCGGGCCGCGCGCACGCTGGCGGCCGGCGGGCTCGTGGCGTTTCCGACCGAGACGGTCTACGGACTGGGCGCGGACGCGGCGAGCGACGCGGCGGTCGGTGAGATCTTCCGCGCGAAGGGACGGCCCGCGGACCATCCCCTGATCGTGCACGTCCCGGATGCGGCGGCGGTGGATCGCTTCGCCGCGAGCGCACCGGACTTCGCCCGTGCCTTGATGCGGGCGTTCTGGCCCGGCCCGCTCACGCTCATCCTGCCGCGGCGCGAAGGCGTCGCCACGGCCGCGGCGGGCGGGCAGGCCTCCATCGGCGTGCGCTGCCCGGCGCATCCGGTCGCGCATGCCCTGCTGGTGGCATGCGCCGGCACCACGCCCGCGGTGCACGGGCTCGCGGGTCCGAGTGCCAACCGCTTCGGGCGCGTGAGCCCCACGACGGCGCAACACGTGCGCGGCGAATTCGGCGACGAGCTGCTCGTACTCGACGGCGGCCCCTGCGACGTCGGCATCGAATCCACCATCGTCGACTGCACGCGCGGCGTGCCGGTGCTGCTGCGCCCCGGGGTTCTGACACGCGGGCAGATCGAGGCGGCGTGCGGGCAGCCGCTGCGCTCGCCGGGGGAAGTGACGCAGGACGCGCCGCGAGCCTCGGGCACGCTCGAGTCGCATTACGCGCCCGACGCGCGCGTGCGCCTGATGGATGCGAAGGCGCTGCAGACCGCCCTGGATGTCCTGGGCGACGACGCGGCGGGCCTCGCGATCTACTCGCGCGCCCTCATGCGCACGCGATCCCCCCGCGTGCTGCAGCGGCGCATGCCGGACGACGCGGCGGAAACCGCGCGCCAGCTCTTTGCGGTCCTGCGCGATTTCGACGCGCAGGGCGTGCGCCTCATCTGGGTCGAGACACCGCCGGCCGAGCCGGGCTGGGAAGGCGTGCTCGACAGGCTTTCCCGGGCCGCCGCGGGCTGA
- a CDS encoding 5-(carboxyamino)imidazole ribonucleotide synthase, whose amino-acid sequence MSEDAILPGATLGVMGGGQLGRMFVHAAQRMGYFTAVLDPDAASPAGLVSHRHVHADYLDDRGLAELAQCSAAITTEFENVPAPALARLGELRPVSPGAAAVAIAQDRLLEKAHFVRCGVPCAPHAAIETQEQLRAVDASLLPGVLKTARLGYDGKGQVRVQNREELAAAWQGLNGVACVLEKLMPLAAECSVIVARGRDGAMVNLPPQLNLHRGGILAVTEVHPDNLPASRGALAVESTRAIAQGLDYVGVLCVEFFLLADGSLVVNEMAPRPHNSGHYSMDACDVSQFELQVRTLAGLPLVQPRQHSPAVMLNLLGDLWFAQGDAEVAPPWDRLLALPGVHLHLYGKQSARPGRKMGHVNLTGPSVRAVRKTALEAASLLGIEAF is encoded by the coding sequence ATGAGCGAAGACGCGATCCTGCCCGGCGCCACCCTCGGCGTGATGGGGGGCGGCCAGCTCGGCCGCATGTTCGTGCATGCGGCGCAGCGGATGGGCTACTTCACCGCCGTGCTCGACCCGGATGCCGCCAGCCCCGCCGGCCTGGTCAGCCACCGGCATGTGCATGCCGACTACCTGGACGACCGCGGCCTGGCCGAGCTCGCGCAGTGCAGCGCCGCCATCACCACCGAATTCGAGAACGTGCCCGCGCCCGCACTCGCGCGGCTCGGCGAGCTGCGCCCGGTCTCTCCCGGCGCGGCCGCGGTCGCGATCGCGCAGGACCGGTTGCTGGAGAAGGCCCACTTCGTGAGATGCGGGGTTCCGTGCGCGCCGCACGCGGCCATCGAAACGCAGGAGCAGCTGCGGGCCGTCGACGCGAGCCTGCTGCCGGGCGTGCTGAAGACCGCGCGCCTGGGCTATGACGGCAAGGGGCAGGTGCGCGTGCAGAACCGCGAGGAACTCGCCGCGGCGTGGCAGGGGCTGAACGGCGTGGCCTGCGTGCTCGAAAAACTGATGCCGCTCGCGGCGGAATGCTCCGTCATCGTCGCGCGCGGGCGCGACGGCGCGATGGTGAACCTGCCGCCGCAGCTCAACCTGCATCGCGGCGGCATCCTCGCCGTGACCGAGGTGCATCCCGACAACCTGCCCGCATCGCGCGGGGCGCTCGCGGTGGAATCGACGCGCGCGATCGCGCAGGGGCTGGACTATGTCGGCGTGCTCTGCGTCGAGTTCTTCTTGCTGGCCGACGGCTCGCTCGTCGTCAACGAGATGGCGCCGCGCCCGCACAACAGCGGGCACTACAGCATGGACGCATGCGACGTGTCGCAGTTCGAATTGCAGGTGCGCACGCTGGCCGGGCTGCCGCTCGTGCAGCCGCGCCAGCACAGCCCGGCCGTGATGCTGAATCTCCTGGGCGATTTGTGGTTCGCGCAGGGCGACGCGGAAGTGGCGCCGCCCTGGGACCGGCTGCTGGCGCTGCCGGGCGTGCACCTTCACCTCTACGGCAAGCAGAGCGCGCGCCCCGGCCGCAAGATGGGGCACGTCAACCTCACCGGCCCGTCTGTGCGAGCCGTGCGCAAGACCGCCCTGGAGGCGGCGTCGCTGCTGGGCATCGAAGCGTTCTAG
- the purE gene encoding 5-(carboxyamino)imidazole ribonucleotide mutase — MSSIQVGVVMGSASDWDTMQHAVAILQEFDIAHEARVVSAHRMPDEMFAYAEQAAGRGLAAIIAGAGGAAHLPGMLAAKTTVPVLGVPVASKHLQGVDSLHSIVQMPKGIPVATFAIGVAGAANAALFAVAMLAHGDAGLRKRLEDYRARQTQAAAGMTLPPQP, encoded by the coding sequence TTGAGCTCGATACAGGTTGGCGTGGTGATGGGGTCCGCAAGCGACTGGGACACGATGCAGCACGCAGTGGCAATTCTCCAGGAATTCGACATCGCCCATGAGGCGCGGGTCGTTTCGGCCCACCGCATGCCCGACGAGATGTTCGCCTATGCCGAGCAGGCCGCCGGCCGCGGGCTCGCCGCCATCATCGCAGGCGCGGGCGGCGCCGCCCACCTGCCGGGCATGCTGGCCGCCAAGACGACCGTGCCGGTCCTGGGCGTCCCGGTCGCGAGCAAGCACCTGCAGGGCGTGGATTCGCTGCACAGCATCGTGCAGATGCCCAAGGGCATTCCCGTCGCCACCTTCGCGATCGGCGTCGCGGGCGCGGCCAACGCCGCCCTGTTCGCGGTCGCGATGCTGGCCCATGGCGACGCCGGGCTGCGCAAGCGCCTGGAGGACTATCGCGCCCGCCAGACGCAGGCGGCCGCCGGCATGACCCTGCCGCCCCAGCCATGA
- the trxA gene encoding thioredoxin: protein MIDVTIENFESEVIEASMTQPVLVDFWAPWCGPCKVIGPILEKLEKDYAGGFKLVKIDSDQEQQIAGAFGVRSIPTVILLKDGQPVDGFMGALPEGKVKEFLDKHVEPGEAQPEEATVEEAPLDDSPEARLERFQHAVATDPSNDDARFEYVRALLLAGRTDDAKVAFAPVIAKTSLVRRFDSLQRAMDALDFAASTPDANKALADADARIAAGKRDFDARFDRARLLLAAHRWTDAMDELLEILMRDKAWNDELARKTYIAILDLIEPPKPKVADGQIPPDDPTVATYRRRLSSVVLS, encoded by the coding sequence ATGATCGACGTCACCATCGAAAACTTTGAATCCGAGGTCATCGAAGCCTCCATGACCCAGCCCGTGCTGGTCGACTTCTGGGCGCCCTGGTGCGGCCCGTGCAAGGTGATCGGCCCGATCCTCGAGAAGCTCGAGAAGGACTACGCCGGCGGCTTCAAGCTGGTCAAGATCGATTCGGACCAGGAGCAGCAGATCGCCGGCGCTTTCGGCGTGCGCAGCATCCCCACCGTCATCCTGCTGAAGGACGGCCAGCCCGTGGACGGATTCATGGGCGCGCTGCCCGAAGGCAAGGTCAAGGAGTTCCTGGACAAGCACGTGGAGCCGGGCGAAGCGCAGCCGGAAGAAGCCACCGTCGAGGAAGCCCCCCTGGATGACAGCCCCGAAGCCCGGCTCGAGCGCTTCCAGCATGCGGTGGCGACCGACCCTTCCAACGACGACGCGCGCTTCGAATACGTGCGTGCGCTGTTGCTGGCCGGGCGCACCGACGACGCGAAGGTGGCTTTCGCCCCGGTGATCGCGAAGACGTCCCTCGTGCGCCGCTTCGACTCCCTGCAGCGCGCGATGGACGCCCTGGACTTCGCGGCATCGACGCCTGACGCGAACAAGGCGCTCGCCGACGCGGATGCGCGCATCGCGGCGGGCAAGCGCGACTTCGACGCCCGCTTCGATCGCGCGCGCCTGCTGCTGGCTGCGCACCGCTGGACGGACGCGATGGACGAGCTGCTCGAAATCCTGATGCGCGACAAGGCGTGGAACGACGAGCTGGCCCGCAAGACCTACATCGCGATCCTCGATTTGATCGAGCCGCCCAAGCCCAAGGTGGCGGACGGGCAGATCCCGCCGGACGACCCGACGGTGGCGACCTACCGCCGCCGCCTGTCCAGCGTCGTCCTCAGTTGA
- a CDS encoding phosphoribosylaminoimidazolesuccinocarboxamide synthase: protein MSTALHTSALTSLPLLARGKVRDNYAVGTDRILMVASDRLSAFDVIMGEPIPGKGELLTQMALFWFGKLGHLCPNHLTGDAPESVVSPAEIPQVTGRSMLVKRLKPIPVEAVVRGYLAGSGWVEYQQSQSVCGVPLPPGLKNASKLTEPIFTPAAKAEAGHHDENISFDQVVKLVGPELASKIRDISIAIYREAAAIALAKGMIIADTKFEFGLDDAGQLILMDEVLTPDSSRYWPVEGYDAAFKAGTNPPSYDKQFVRDWLEQVRINGKPWDKTPPAPRLPQDVIANTAQKYREALQRLTA from the coding sequence TTGAGCACCGCGCTGCATACTTCCGCCCTCACCTCCCTGCCGCTGCTCGCGCGCGGCAAGGTGCGCGACAACTATGCCGTCGGGACCGACCGTATCCTGATGGTTGCCAGCGACCGGCTCTCGGCCTTCGACGTCATCATGGGCGAGCCGATCCCCGGCAAGGGTGAGCTGCTCACGCAGATGGCGCTGTTCTGGTTCGGCAAGCTCGGGCACCTGTGCCCGAACCACCTGACGGGCGATGCGCCCGAGAGCGTGGTGTCGCCGGCGGAAATCCCGCAGGTGACGGGCCGCTCGATGCTGGTGAAGCGCCTGAAGCCGATCCCGGTGGAGGCGGTGGTGCGCGGCTACCTCGCGGGCAGCGGCTGGGTCGAATACCAGCAGTCGCAATCGGTGTGCGGCGTGCCGCTGCCGCCGGGTTTGAAGAACGCGAGCAAGCTCACCGAGCCGATCTTCACGCCCGCCGCCAAGGCGGAAGCGGGGCACCACGACGAAAACATCTCCTTCGACCAGGTGGTGAAGCTCGTGGGCCCGGAGCTGGCATCGAAGATCCGCGACATCAGCATCGCGATCTACCGCGAAGCCGCGGCGATCGCGCTCGCCAAGGGCATGATCATCGCGGACACGAAGTTCGAGTTCGGCCTCGACGACGCGGGCCAACTCATCCTGATGGACGAAGTGCTCACGCCCGACTCCTCGCGCTACTGGCCCGTCGAAGGTTACGACGCCGCGTTCAAGGCCGGCACCAACCCGCCGAGCTACGACAAGCAGTTCGTGCGCGACTGGCTGGAGCAGGTGCGCATCAACGGCAAGCCCTGGGACAAGACGCCGCCCGCGCCGCGCCTGCCGCAGGACGTGATCGCCAACACCGCGCAGAAGTACCGCGAGGCATTGCAGCGCCTGACCGCCTGA
- the fba gene encoding class II fructose-bisphosphate aldolase (catalyzes the reversible aldol condensation of dihydroxyacetonephosphate and glyceraldehyde 3-phosphate in the Calvin cycle, glycolysis, and/or gluconeogenesis), with translation MPLVSMRELLDHAAENGYGIPAFNVNNLEQVQAVMEAAKEAGAPVILQASAGARKYAGEPFIKHLIQAAIEAYPEIPLVMHQDHGQSPDVCAGAIKLGFSSVMMDGSLEADGKTIASYDYNVDVTRKVVEMSHALGVTVEGELGCLGSLETMKGDKEDGHGTDSTMTREQLLTDPEQAADFVKRTQLDALAIAIGTSHGAYKFSRKPTGDILAIERIREIHRRIPSTHLVMHGSSSVPQDLLAVINQYGGKIKETYGVPVEEIQEAIKFGVRKINIDTDIRLAMTAAVRKFLAENPDKFDAREWLKPAREAAKKICKQRYIEFGCEGQAPKIKAHSLQVVAAKYAEGALAQVVH, from the coding sequence ATGCCACTCGTTTCCATGCGCGAACTGCTGGACCATGCCGCCGAAAACGGCTATGGCATCCCCGCCTTCAACGTCAACAACCTCGAGCAGGTCCAGGCCGTGATGGAAGCGGCCAAGGAAGCCGGCGCGCCGGTCATCCTGCAAGCCAGCGCCGGCGCACGCAAGTACGCGGGCGAGCCCTTCATCAAGCACCTCATCCAGGCCGCCATCGAGGCCTACCCGGAAATCCCGCTCGTCATGCACCAGGACCACGGGCAGAGCCCCGACGTGTGCGCCGGCGCGATCAAGCTCGGCTTCTCCTCGGTGATGATGGACGGGTCGCTCGAAGCCGACGGCAAGACCATCGCGAGCTACGACTACAACGTCGACGTGACCCGCAAGGTCGTGGAGATGTCCCATGCGCTGGGCGTGACGGTCGAAGGCGAGCTCGGCTGCCTCGGCTCGCTCGAGACCATGAAGGGCGACAAGGAAGACGGCCACGGCACGGACTCCACGATGACGCGCGAGCAGCTCCTCACCGACCCCGAGCAGGCCGCCGATTTCGTGAAGCGCACGCAGCTCGATGCGCTGGCGATCGCCATCGGCACCAGCCACGGCGCCTACAAGTTCTCGCGCAAGCCCACCGGCGACATCCTCGCCATCGAGCGCATCCGCGAAATCCACCGCCGCATCCCGAGCACGCACCTCGTGATGCACGGCTCCTCGTCGGTGCCGCAGGACCTGCTGGCCGTCATCAACCAATACGGGGGCAAGATCAAGGAAACGTATGGCGTGCCGGTGGAGGAGATCCAGGAAGCCATCAAGTTCGGCGTGCGCAAGATCAACATCGACACCGACATCCGCCTCGCGATGACGGCGGCGGTGCGCAAGTTCCTCGCCGAGAACCCGGACAAGTTCGACGCGCGCGAGTGGCTCAAGCCCGCGCGCGAAGCCGCCAAGAAGATCTGCAAGCAGCGCTACATCGAATTCGGCTGCGAAGGCCAGGCGCCGAAGATCAAGGCGCACAGCCTGCAGGTGGTCGCCGCGAAGTACGCCGAGGGTGCACTCGCGCAGGTCGTCCATTGA
- a CDS encoding alpha/beta hydrolase has protein sequence MHRPTAPAGLNRRAGLAALAAMSLSGCSASGLLNTFVPRASYRGRQDIAYGPDPRQKLDTYQPLESRGLAPLVIFFYGGSWTRGDRADYRFVGEALAAHGAVAVLPDYRLSPQVRYPVFLEDSARAVQWAVRHAPELGCDPRKIYLMGHSAGAYNAAMLALDPRWLATVGLAPGQFAGWIGIAGPYDFLPIENPEAQVAFHWPSTPADSQPLAQATAAAPRTLLLAPEKDSLVNPRRSTMALGEKLKSLGVDARWRLLDGVSHITIMASLAKPLSWLSPVRAEVLAFLGLQSPPMS, from the coding sequence ATGCACCGTCCCACCGCCCCTGCGGGCCTCAACCGCCGCGCGGGCCTCGCCGCGCTTGCCGCCATGTCCCTGTCCGGCTGCTCGGCCTCCGGCCTGCTCAACACCTTCGTGCCTCGCGCGAGCTATCGCGGCCGCCAGGACATCGCCTATGGGCCCGACCCCCGGCAGAAGCTCGACACCTACCAGCCCCTCGAATCGCGCGGCCTCGCGCCGCTGGTGATCTTCTTCTACGGCGGCAGCTGGACCCGGGGCGACCGCGCCGACTACCGGTTCGTGGGCGAGGCCCTGGCCGCGCATGGCGCCGTCGCCGTGCTGCCGGATTACCGCCTGAGCCCCCAGGTGCGCTACCCCGTGTTCCTGGAAGACAGCGCACGCGCCGTGCAGTGGGCCGTGCGGCATGCCCCGGAGCTCGGATGCGATCCGCGCAAGATCTACCTGATGGGCCACAGCGCCGGGGCCTACAACGCCGCGATGCTGGCGCTGGACCCTCGTTGGCTCGCAACTGTCGGACTGGCGCCCGGTCAATTCGCCGGGTGGATCGGCATCGCCGGCCCTTACGACTTCCTGCCCATCGAGAACCCCGAGGCGCAGGTCGCCTTCCACTGGCCGTCCACGCCCGCGGATAGCCAGCCGCTGGCGCAGGCGACAGCCGCCGCGCCCCGCACCCTGCTGCTGGCCCCCGAGAAGGATTCGCTGGTGAACCCGCGGCGCAGCACGATGGCGCTCGGCGAGAAGCTGAAGTCCCTGGGGGTCGATGCGCGCTGGCGCCTGCTGGACGGGGTCAGCCACATCACCATCATGGCGTCCCTGGCCAAGCCCCTGAGCTGGCTCTCCCCGGTGCGCGCCGAGGTGCTCGCCTTCCTCGGATTGCAGTCGCCACCGATGAGCTGA
- the pyk gene encoding pyruvate kinase, protein MARRATKIVATLGPASSEPALLEQMIRAGVNVVRLNFSHGKAQDHINLAGVVRAAAQRAGREVAIMADLQGPKIRVGKFAEGKVALEAGMKFVLDASRTEPGDLQGVGLDYKELPRDVKPGDVLLLNDGLIVLTVDSVKGEQVRTTVKLGGVLSNNKGINKQGGGLTAPALTAKDMEDIRTAMSFQADYVAVSFPKNATDMEMARQLCNVAAAEFRHRPGLIAKIERAEAIPNLLSILLASDGIMVARGDLAVEVGNAAVPALQKRMIRMARENDKFVITATQMMESMITAPVPTRAEVSDVANAVLDGTDAVMLSAETAAGRYPLETIVEMANICLEAEKAEDVKLDADFTGMTFARIDQSIAMGALFTAHHLGCKAIVALTDSGSTALWMSRHRIHIPIYALTPKLVTQRKMAMYRNVRPLLMDQSAERDKALGEAEAHLKKRGIVSSGDIYAITCGEPMGAPGGTNMLKIVRAE, encoded by the coding sequence ATGGCCCGTAGAGCCACCAAGATCGTTGCCACCCTGGGCCCCGCCTCCAGCGAACCCGCACTCCTCGAGCAGATGATCCGCGCCGGCGTGAACGTCGTGCGCCTCAATTTCAGCCATGGCAAGGCGCAGGACCACATCAACCTCGCGGGTGTCGTGCGCGCCGCCGCGCAGCGCGCGGGACGAGAGGTCGCGATCATGGCGGACCTGCAGGGCCCCAAGATCCGCGTCGGCAAGTTCGCCGAGGGCAAGGTCGCGCTCGAAGCCGGGATGAAGTTCGTGCTCGACGCATCGCGCACCGAACCGGGCGACTTGCAGGGCGTCGGCCTCGACTACAAGGAACTGCCGCGCGACGTGAAGCCGGGCGACGTGCTGCTGCTCAACGACGGCCTGATCGTGCTCACCGTGGACTCGGTGAAAGGCGAGCAGGTGCGCACCACTGTCAAGCTCGGTGGCGTGCTCTCCAACAACAAGGGCATCAACAAGCAGGGCGGCGGCCTCACGGCCCCCGCGCTCACCGCGAAGGACATGGAAGACATCCGCACCGCGATGAGCTTCCAGGCAGACTACGTGGCCGTGAGCTTCCCGAAGAACGCGACCGACATGGAGATGGCGCGCCAGCTGTGCAACGTGGCCGCGGCGGAATTCCGCCATCGCCCGGGCCTGATCGCGAAGATCGAGCGCGCCGAGGCGATCCCGAACCTGCTGTCCATCCTGCTCGCGAGCGACGGCATCATGGTTGCGCGCGGCGACCTCGCGGTCGAGGTCGGCAACGCGGCCGTGCCCGCGTTGCAGAAGCGCATGATCCGCATGGCGCGCGAGAACGACAAGTTCGTGATCACCGCGACGCAGATGATGGAGTCGATGATTACCGCGCCCGTGCCCACGCGCGCCGAGGTGAGCGACGTCGCCAATGCCGTGCTCGACGGCACCGACGCCGTGATGCTGAGCGCGGAAACCGCCGCCGGCCGCTACCCGCTGGAAACCATCGTCGAGATGGCGAACATCTGCCTGGAAGCGGAGAAGGCCGAGGACGTGAAGCTCGACGCCGACTTCACCGGCATGACCTTCGCGCGCATCGACCAGTCGATCGCCATGGGCGCGCTCTTCACCGCGCACCACCTCGGCTGCAAGGCGATCGTGGCGCTTACGGATTCGGGTTCGACCGCCTTGTGGATGAGCCGCCACCGCATCCACATCCCGATCTACGCGCTCACTCCCAAGCTCGTGACGCAGCGCAAGATGGCGATGTACCGCAACGTGCGGCCGCTGCTCATGGACCAGAGCGCGGAGCGCGACAAAGCGCTGGGCGAGGCGGAAGCGCACCTGAAAAAGCGCGGCATCGTCTCCAGCGGCGACATCTACGCGATCACCTGCGGCGAGCCGATGGGCGCGCCCGGCGGCACCAACATGCTGAAAATCGTGCGGGCGGAGTGA